A single window of Populus nigra chromosome 17, ddPopNigr1.1, whole genome shotgun sequence DNA harbors:
- the LOC133677630 gene encoding large ribosomal subunit protein eL27x-like: protein MVKFLKPNKAVIILQGRYAGRKAVIVKHFDDGTRDRPYGHCLVAGIKKYPSKVIKKDSTKKTAKKSRVKCFIKLVNYQHLMPTRYTLDVDLKDVVTADGLTTKDKKVTACKDTKARFEERFKTGKNRWFFTKLRF, encoded by the coding sequence ATGGTGAAGTTTCTCAAGCCCAACAAGGCCGTCATAATCCTCCAAGGCCGCTATGCAGGTCGCAAAGCAGTGATCGTGAAGCACTTCGATGACGGAACAAGAGACCGTCCATATGGACACTGTTTAGTGGCAGGAATCAAGAAGTACCCAAGCAAGGTTATAAAGAAAGATTCAACCAAGAAAACAGCAAAGAAATCGAGGGTCAAGTGTTTTATCAAGCTTGTTAACTACCAACATCTGATGCCGACAAGGTATACCTTGGATGTGGATTTGAAGGATGTTGTCACTGCAGATGGTTTGACTACAAAGGATAAGAAAGTTACTGCTTGCAAGGATACAAAGGCAAGGTTCGAGGAGCGTTTTAAGACTGGAAAGAACCGTTGGTTTTTTACCAAGCTGAGGTTTTGA